The window CTATTTATGCCATGAAGGGCAAGTTTTTCCTCAATGCGTGAAAGCTTCTCAATTGAATATGTGAAAAATCCGCAGTAGCATGTTAGCCAATTTAAATCCAAACATGCTTTTCATATCAAATAAAAATATGACAGCAGACCTTTTATCACTCAATTGGTTGATATATATGAATAAGTTATTATGGTTCACGGCTAACATTTCAGCATATGAAAGATCTGCTTGCATGGAGTTTGATACCACGTCCCGCCATGTTCAAAAAGATTTATTTTATCATATGCAGCATAAACAAATGAATGATATGCACAACAATCAACTAACCAGTTGCAGTAGAACAAGTTTGAGTGTTTCAATTGTTGAAGACTTGAAGCAGCGATTTCAACCTACTTTCAATGTTTGCACACATGAGCACATATATAGTGCAACTATGagatgaaaaattataagaGGCCAACTATTGACAAAGTGCAGCTCTTAGCAGAATTAAGGCAATAATGAAAATGACAAAATAACGGACTACAAACAAAAACCACTATGCTAAAGCCTCTTGGGTACATGACTAAATTACTCCCAGTAAAGAACACTACAtcagttgaataactcatcggAACCATGAAAAGTAAGAACACACCATCTCTCCTAGCGGCGCACATTGAGCATCTCCTTGGCCTCTTCCTGCTCAACCTGCAGGGCGTCGCTGGTGTACTTGCTCAGCAGctccttcttcttccgctccAACACCATCCGCTCAATCTCCTTCTCATCGGGTAGCGGCACATGCGCGATAAACTCCTTCCCAGCCTCCtcgcccttctctctctccctcttctcctcctccagcctcctctcctcctcaacctcctcctccacctcctcgaaCAGCACCTCCCTAGCAGCCTCCCCGCCGCGCCCACCTGCCGAGGCCACCTCGCCGCTCACTACCCCCTTCATGGCCTCCCGCCGCACCCGCTCCACACGGTGCCACTCAGTGATGACCTCATTGCGCATGCGCTTCTCGGCAACGGCCTCGAGCCGCTCTAGCATGCCGTCTTCGTCGTCGTAGTAACCGTAGTACCCTGCGTTGATGCGCTTGTGGATCTCATAGCGGGTCCGCCGCTTACGGACCTCGGGTGGCTTGTCGAAGAGCTCACGGACGCCAGGGAGCTTCTTGGCGGCGCCGAAGTAGCGGTACCCGGGGCCGCGGCCGGAGGGGTTGGGTATGGCGACGATGTTGCCGTCGAGGTCGGTCATGAGGGGCGCGTTGGAGCTGCGGGAGTGGTCGCGGCCGCCGAGCTCGACGATGCGGCGCTCCCAGTGGCCGCGCTCGCGGAGGAGCTTGTTGATCTCGTCGTTGAGGTCGCGGAGGCGGTGCTCCCCGAGGCCCTCGTTCTGGATCTCGGCGACCTTGGCGCCGATCTCGCGGAGGATCTCGGAGCGCCACcgctcggcgtcggcgaggtcgcggcACTCGGAGGCGAGGTACGGCCGCCGCTCCCGTGGCTTCCGCTTCTCCTCCTGCTTCATCGTGATGAAGCGGTTCAGCATGGACTGAGCCTTCTCCTCGTTTCGCGCCATGGCGGCCGgtcgggaggcggcggtggccggtggccgaaggcggcggcggcggcggcgaggttctTGGGGCTGGGAGAGCGAGGGTTTGGGAGGCGGCGGGTTCGATTTGGGGATTTGCGGGTTGGGTGGGGAAGAGGGAGGCTGCTCCCCCGATTCAATCGTGATGCCTTTTCGGGTCGGTTTGGCGTCTGATGATGATCCAACGGTGCGGATTGAATTTGGGATTCAAGTACTCATTTTTGCTATTGAAATTGAGTTGAACTTGCGAAGATTTACGCCCAGAATTTGAATTCGTTTTTAGTCAATTCAGGCATTTGTTCAATATTGTACGGACCATCGATGGTGGAGATTTGAGAAGGAAAGTGATGTGTTTTGAGTGCATATGGAAAATGATCTCTTTGGCCTTTCAGGATCTTTGATATGGTTAGAATCTGTTTGTTGTAAAGCTTAATATTCGTGTTGGATAAACTTATGCTGAAAATTCTATCCAAATCCAGTGTGAGATGTTCATAAATCACAAGTACATATGCTCAAATCTATGCGATGCAATGAATTGAGGAAATCCTAGCTGGTTAGGTAACTTATTGAAATTAAGTTATAAACTTAACACATGTAATTGTGTATACGGCTTTCAAGGTGCTAAAGTAAGGCGTGCATGTGCATTTATACcttgtttcacaaaaaaaaGAACGCAATGATGTGTTTCGAAAAAAGACATATGTATTTGCCATGTTTacattctaacttttttcttcaaacttctaacttttccgtcacatcaaatgtttggacacatgtatggagcatcaaatgtggacgagaaaaaaaacaattgcacagtccgactgtaaattgcgagacgaatcttttgagactaattgcgccatgatttgacaatgtggtgctacagtaaacatttgctaatgacggattaattaggctcaaaagattcgtttcgtTTACagacgaaatctgtaatttattttgttattagtctacatttaatacttcgaatgtgtgttcgtatgcttaaaaaaattttggcacgtgaactaaacacaagtTTGAATGCGTGTAAACTTtgaaacttgatagtgtctcgAAAATCACTGGGAGGACTTGTCAAAATCCTATGGCCCTTTTGGATTCCACGGCCCAAACCAGCGGACGGCCTGCTTAAAACTAGCCGCCGACttccggcggacggcggcgccggaaACCCCCACCACATCTCCCGGCGATtctctccaaagtccaaaccccCCATGGCTCGGAAGAGGAAGCGGGGGCGGACGCGGCGCGCCACGCAGGCGGAGGCGGAAGTGGAGCAATCCGAGCGAGAAATGGTAGGGGATGAagccgtggaggaggaggaggacgacgacgtcaCGAAGATgaatccgccgccggcgacggccggtgagcgcgaggaggaggaggaggaggaaggaatcGAGGGGCTTCTGGAGCCGTTCACCAGGAACGAGCTCCTCGACCTCCTGGTCGAGGCCTGCCTCCGGAACCCCGCCCTGcgctcccgcctcgccgccaccgcggagtccgacgccgcccaccgccgcctcttCGTGCACGGCCTCAGCCCcggcgtcaccgccgccgcgatggccgccgccttcgcccccTTCGGCGCGCTCGACGAgtgccacgccgtcgccgaccgcGCCACCGGCCGCTGCCGCGGCTACGGATTCGTCaccttccgccgccgctccgccgcgcgccgcgcgctcgccgccgacgcctcctcTAGGCTCGCCGTGGGCGGCCGCCCCGTCGCGTGCCAGCTCGCGTCGCTCGGCCCCACCTCCCCCGACCGCAAGCTCTTCGTGGACAACgtgcccgcgcgcgccgcccacGACGAGCTGAGGAGGCTCTTCTCCAGGTTCGGGGAGATCGAGGCGGGGCCTCTCGGCGCCGACCGCGCCACCGGCCAGTTCCGCGGCTACGCC of the Oryza sativa Japonica Group chromosome 2, ASM3414082v1 genome contains:
- the LOC4329902 gene encoding uncharacterized protein; the protein is MARNEEKAQSMLNRFITMKQEEKRKPRERRPYLASECRDLADAERWRSEILREIGAKVAEIQNEGLGEHRLRDLNDEINKLLRERGHWERRIVELGGRDHSRSSNAPLMTDLDGNIVAIPNPSGRGPGYRYFGAAKKLPGVRELFDKPPEVRKRRTRYEIHKRINAGYYGYYDDEDGMLERLEAVAEKRMRNEVITEWHRVERVRREAMKGVVSGEVASAGGRGGEAAREVLFEEVEEEVEEERRLEEEKREREKGEEAGKEFIAHVPLPDEKEIERMVLERKKKELLSKYTSDALQVEQEEAKEMLNVRR
- the LOC4329903 gene encoding UBP1-associated protein 2B, which encodes MARKRKRGRTRRATQAEAEVEQSEREMVGDEAVEEEEDDDVTKMNPPPATAGEREEEEEEEGIEGLLEPFTRNELLDLLVEACLRNPALRSRLAATAESDAAHRRLFVHGLSPGVTAAAMAAAFAPFGALDECHAVADRATGRCRGYGFVTFRRRSAARRALAADASSRLAVGGRPVACQLASLGPTSPDRKLFVDNVPARAAHDELRRLFSRFGEIEAGPLGADRATGQFRGYAIFFYKYPEGLTKALEERKVVFDGCELHCRRAHRVNKEKHLMTMPADAGAQSNGFENAASPIIHVQPKELALASTTQTPLGSNRPVEMMAKGPRSGTVPFRQNAGAGLLGACPVATVTSSTPDQSTPVSHSGASISTPRTAQRLAKSGAQG